A genomic window from Sulfurospirillum multivorans DSM 12446 includes:
- the tpx gene encoding thiol peroxidase, whose product MTFTAKIDKTALKSTPVKLEGNFQEVGNNAPIVTVVTPDLQEKTIGGEGNKAQLIIVVPSLDTPVCDAEARRFNQEVAKHENIDTTIVSMDLPFASAKFCNVAGIENLTVGSDFRHKAFARAYGMLISDGALEGLCARALFVISKDGKIVYKQVVPEITEEPNYDEALNAAIDAAKAGASCCGFCQ is encoded by the coding sequence ATGACATTTACTGCAAAAATAGATAAAACTGCCCTCAAAAGCACACCCGTAAAATTGGAAGGAAACTTCCAAGAAGTGGGCAATAATGCACCCATTGTTACCGTTGTCACGCCAGACTTACAAGAAAAAACCATCGGTGGTGAGGGCAATAAAGCGCAACTCATCATCGTAGTACCTTCACTTGACACACCCGTGTGTGACGCGGAAGCGAGGCGTTTTAACCAAGAGGTTGCGAAGCATGAGAATATCGACACGACCATCGTTTCGATGGACTTACCGTTTGCAAGCGCAAAATTTTGCAATGTGGCGGGTATTGAAAATCTAACCGTTGGCAGTGACTTTAGGCACAAAGCGTTTGCGCGTGCTTATGGTATGCTTATCAGCGATGGCGCACTAGAGGGATTGTGTGCTAGAGCGCTTTTTGTGATTAGCAAAGATGGCAAGATTGTTTACAAACAGGTGGTTCCTGAGATTACGGAAGAGCCCAATTACGACGAAGCGCTAAATGCCGCTATCGATGCAGCTAAGGCAGGGGCTAGTTGTTGTGGTTTTTGTCAGTAG
- a CDS encoding NifB/NifX family molybdenum-iron cluster-binding protein: MTIIFPTMKEDGLGAKRGAHFGKATFYTAVDVIDGIVQEVSVHKNPGHVTGGCANAVSNIQALGANTLVVSGIGADPLKKFLHVGIDVYFDDKNDTVEDALRDFIAGKTAKINPDHSCEHHH; encoded by the coding sequence ATGACTATAATATTTCCAACCATGAAAGAAGATGGACTAGGAGCAAAACGTGGTGCACACTTTGGTAAAGCGACTTTTTATACTGCAGTTGATGTGATTGATGGTATTGTTCAAGAAGTGAGTGTCCATAAAAACCCTGGACATGTCACAGGAGGCTGTGCCAATGCTGTCTCCAATATTCAAGCGCTAGGTGCAAATACACTGGTTGTATCAGGAATTGGAGCAGATCCACTCAAAAAGTTTTTACATGTAGGGATTGATGTCTATTTTGATGACAAAAATGATACCGTAGAAGATGCGTTACGCGACTTTATAGCAGGCAAAACAGCCAAGATCAATCCTGATCATAGCTGTGAACATCATCATTAA
- a CDS encoding DUF1737 domain-containing protein, with amino-acid sequence MQYKLITGPDDSTFCTRITEFLNDGWKLHGNPAVTFNGQTVIAAQAIVKEDEKDIKACGFTK; translated from the coding sequence ATGCAGTACAAACTTATCACAGGACCCGATGATTCAACCTTTTGCACGAGAATTACGGAGTTTTTAAATGATGGTTGGAAGCTACACGGAAACCCTGCTGTGACGTTTAATGGTCAAACTGTGATCGCGGCGCAAGCGATTGTGAAAGAAGATGAAAAAGACATCAAGGCGTGTGGGTTTACGAAATAA
- a CDS encoding ATP-dependent DNA helicase, producing the protein MNLAQKLIDILKKDNVLLTGGAGVGKSYLVGEVVTELRKVGKQIVVLGSTGVSAVNVGGQTLHSFFAFGICNHLDELSRHDRYSKARLVEIKKVLTRCDLLVIDEISMVSADLLDMIYYRLRNAGFEGSVLFVGDFFQLPPVSKGKENSLLGGFEYAFESSSWNAFKPVVVELTITKRTHDDLFFAHLGKIRRGILDNETLEYLEALRMNVGVWDDDPTVLFGRNKEAEMLNIQKLAQIESEPIVLKAKEKVHEQSLHVNKIEGWKNALPIPVDLTLKVGAKVLFCTNKWGKYYNGERGIIKAIDENEVIVEKAGELVKVERQEYTLHENVVMEGEVKEKPLVSIEQFPLKLAYAITIHKSQGMSIDSLVCNINNIFEKSQFYVAISRARYPKQLLLDYHYQRFYEHLTRCVQVSPKVGEFYQKSDILKIEEVKSDSLFGDF; encoded by the coding sequence TTGAACTTAGCACAAAAACTCATCGACATCTTAAAAAAGGACAATGTTCTGCTCACGGGTGGTGCGGGCGTTGGCAAGAGCTACCTGGTTGGTGAAGTTGTTACGGAGCTGCGAAAAGTCGGCAAGCAAATCGTCGTTTTAGGCAGTACAGGGGTCAGTGCAGTCAATGTCGGCGGTCAAACCTTGCACAGCTTTTTTGCCTTTGGCATTTGCAATCACCTCGATGAATTAAGTCGCCATGATCGTTACTCCAAAGCGAGGCTCGTTGAGATCAAAAAAGTGCTGACACGGTGCGATCTTTTGGTGATTGATGAGATTAGCATGGTTTCAGCCGATCTGCTTGATATGATTTATTATCGGTTGCGCAATGCGGGGTTTGAAGGAAGTGTGCTTTTTGTAGGCGATTTTTTCCAGCTTCCTCCTGTTTCAAAAGGCAAGGAAAATAGTCTGTTGGGCGGTTTTGAGTATGCGTTTGAGAGCAGTTCATGGAATGCCTTTAAGCCTGTGGTGGTGGAGCTTACCATCACCAAGCGGACGCACGATGATCTTTTCTTTGCACATCTTGGCAAGATACGTCGAGGAATCCTTGATAATGAGACACTCGAATACCTTGAAGCCCTGCGTATGAATGTAGGTGTGTGGGATGATGACCCAACGGTTTTGTTTGGCAGAAATAAAGAAGCCGAGATGCTCAACATCCAAAAATTAGCACAGATTGAGAGTGAGCCGATTGTCCTTAAAGCCAAAGAAAAAGTACACGAGCAGTCTTTACATGTAAACAAAATCGAAGGGTGGAAAAACGCTCTTCCCATTCCTGTGGACTTGACCTTAAAAGTGGGTGCAAAGGTGCTTTTTTGCACTAACAAATGGGGCAAATACTACAATGGTGAGCGAGGTATCATCAAAGCGATTGATGAAAATGAGGTCATCGTGGAAAAAGCGGGCGAGCTCGTGAAAGTGGAACGCCAAGAGTACACGTTGCATGAAAATGTCGTTATGGAAGGCGAAGTCAAAGAAAAACCACTCGTTTCCATTGAGCAATTTCCCCTCAAACTGGCGTATGCCATCACGATTCATAAGTCACAAGGGATGAGCATCGACTCTTTGGTCTGCAACATTAACAATATTTTTGAAAAAAGCCAGTTTTATGTGGCGATTTCCCGTGCGCGTTACCCTAAACAGCTTTTGCTTGACTACCATTATCAGCGTTTTTATGAACATTTGACGCGCTGCGTGCAAGTCTCACCCAAAGTAGGGGAGTTTTACCAAAAATCGGACATCTTAAAAATAGAAGAAGTTAAAAGCGATTCACTTTTTGGCGACTTTTGA
- a CDS encoding cysteine hydrolase family protein produces the protein MEALLIIDMQVGSFQTTRFEAEKVIENINLLSTFFRQKNQPVIFVQHDGTKENFLVYGSDEWRILPSLTQKANDYCIEKKANDCFYKTKLAALLKKLGVQQLYICGCATDFCVNATVHGALVRDYAITVINDGHTTADRPMLKAREIINFHNWLWENLTPTQSRIEVKSTQEIVQ, from the coding sequence ATGGAAGCGCTGCTCATCATCGATATGCAAGTAGGTTCGTTTCAAACCACACGTTTTGAAGCAGAAAAAGTCATCGAAAATATCAATTTGCTCTCAACATTTTTTAGGCAAAAGAATCAACCTGTCATTTTTGTGCAACACGATGGAACAAAAGAAAACTTTTTAGTTTATGGTAGCGATGAATGGCGCATTTTGCCTTCTTTGACTCAAAAAGCAAACGACTACTGCATTGAAAAAAAAGCCAATGACTGTTTTTATAAGACTAAGTTAGCAGCTCTTTTGAAAAAGCTAGGTGTTCAACAACTCTATATCTGCGGTTGTGCCACTGACTTTTGTGTCAATGCAACCGTTCATGGAGCATTGGTCAGAGATTATGCGATTACAGTCATCAATGATGGACACACAACAGCGGATCGTCCAATGTTAAAAGCAAGAGAAATTATCAACTTTCACAATTGGTTATGGGAAAATCTAACACCGACACAAAGCCGTATTGAAGTCAAAAGCACGCAGGAAATAGTCCAATAA
- a CDS encoding ATP-binding protein, with translation MRDFEAAKEFFKDTVDPSFYFDSMSAEIARNKLSISIGDPLIPLIFIMGDPGVGKSHIMRVMHYSAMRNGASILIEHPFFDPRDLFKELYEAREMPFDKNKSQGEFLDELFEAYVGTFCTIFIDEAQLLNDEQFEFLRILSDTKLFQFVLAMHKDEGRALLAKKQFKTRTKLVIEYGNLEENEILRYIHTLFMGHTHGEIALMFTKNEARVIARYAKGNFRMIKKFLYTLMKLLDYAQKKGLSKYRKLNSCLLTMAALDIGLIHD, from the coding sequence ATGAGAGATTTTGAAGCCGCAAAAGAGTTTTTTAAAGATACGGTTGATCCTTCGTTTTATTTTGATAGCATGAGTGCCGAAATTGCTCGCAATAAACTAAGCATTTCCATCGGCGATCCGCTTATTCCGCTTATTTTCATCATGGGTGATCCCGGTGTTGGCAAGAGCCACATCATGCGTGTCATGCACTACTCTGCGATGCGAAATGGTGCGAGTATTTTGATAGAACACCCTTTTTTTGACCCACGCGATCTTTTTAAAGAGCTCTATGAAGCCAGAGAAATGCCTTTTGATAAAAACAAAAGTCAAGGTGAGTTTTTGGATGAACTTTTTGAAGCGTACGTGGGCACATTTTGTACGATCTTCATCGATGAAGCGCAACTTCTCAATGATGAACAGTTTGAATTCCTGCGTATCCTGAGTGACACCAAACTCTTTCAATTTGTCCTTGCCATGCATAAAGATGAGGGGCGGGCTTTGCTTGCAAAAAAGCAGTTTAAAACCCGTACAAAACTGGTCATTGAGTATGGAAATTTGGAAGAAAATGAGATATTACGTTACATTCACACCCTGTTTATGGGGCATACGCACGGTGAAATCGCACTGATGTTTACTAAAAATGAAGCACGTGTGATTGCCCGATATGCCAAAGGCAACTTTAGAATGATAAAAAAGTTTTTGTATACGCTCATGAAACTGCTCGATTATGCGCAGAAAAAGGGGTTGTCGAAGTATCGTAAACTGAACAGTTGCCTTTTAACGATGGCAGCACTTGATATTGGACTGATCCATGACTAG
- a CDS encoding NnrS family protein, with protein sequence MPLSMQLRQGLVVVVFVSSLTPPEPPKTTALQNLVAQPHRLFFFTGVVQGVLFVALLGLHYAGLLSLHVSVGLYHAYAMTFIVFTQFFAGFLLTTFPRYLSRPSASPKGYLPIAWLINGGGLLFIALSFVSEMALVAPMLVIVAGYVKLCLLLLEFQTKSTVSNKDDTTWMLRAFALGLVGQLLFIADLFIPSYAIALGVSFYLYLFFIVLIVSQKMMPFFAANTIIGYTMNKSKHFLLLVFVALILKVILEALSMNAFVADSALFGIITYELLKWRLPFRKSPAILWVLFLSIWWVPVGFGLFVVQDFSALVGHSIYLEKSPLHALALGYFTTVLVGFGTRVILGHSGRTPKADAYAVTLFGLIQAMALIRIIAGIFPQFGYLHAVLTVAVLWIVIFGLWSKRYIHILFEK encoded by the coding sequence ATGCCGCTATCGATGCAGCTAAGGCAGGGGCTAGTTGTTGTGGTTTTTGTCAGTAGTTTAACCCCACCAGAGCCTCCAAAAACGACGGCTCTTCAAAACCTAGTCGCTCAGCCACACCGCCTCTTTTTCTTTACGGGCGTGGTTCAAGGCGTACTTTTTGTTGCTCTTTTAGGTCTGCATTACGCAGGGCTTTTGAGTTTACATGTAAGCGTGGGGTTGTACCATGCTTATGCGATGACGTTCATCGTCTTTACGCAGTTTTTTGCAGGCTTTTTGTTGACGACATTTCCACGCTATCTCTCGCGCCCATCGGCATCGCCAAAAGGATATCTGCCGATCGCATGGTTGATAAATGGTGGTGGACTCTTGTTTATAGCACTCTCATTTGTCTCGGAGATGGCACTTGTCGCCCCTATGCTTGTTATCGTGGCAGGCTATGTCAAACTCTGCTTGCTTTTGCTTGAGTTTCAAACCAAAAGTACGGTGAGCAACAAAGACGATACCACATGGATGCTCAGAGCGTTTGCACTCGGTCTTGTAGGGCAGCTACTTTTCATTGCAGATCTGTTTATTCCATCTTATGCAATCGCGCTTGGGGTGAGTTTTTACCTCTATTTATTCTTTATCGTGCTTATTGTCTCTCAAAAAATGATGCCTTTTTTCGCTGCCAATACGATCATCGGCTACACAATGAACAAAAGCAAACATTTTTTGCTCTTGGTCTTTGTAGCACTCATCCTCAAAGTGATTTTAGAAGCCTTAAGCATGAACGCGTTTGTGGCAGACAGTGCGCTCTTTGGCATTATCACGTATGAGCTTTTGAAATGGCGCCTACCGTTTCGTAAATCACCTGCCATTTTATGGGTACTTTTTCTCTCCATTTGGTGGGTTCCCGTAGGGTTTGGGCTTTTTGTGGTACAAGATTTTTCAGCATTAGTTGGTCACTCCATTTATCTGGAAAAATCGCCACTGCACGCCTTGGCATTGGGCTATTTTACCACCGTTCTTGTGGGTTTTGGAACCAGAGTGATCTTAGGTCATTCAGGGCGAACGCCTAAAGCAGATGCCTATGCCGTGACACTCTTTGGGCTCATTCAAGCGATGGCACTCATTCGTATCATCGCAGGCATTTTCCCGCAATTTGGGTACTTGCATGCAGTACTTACGGTGGCAGTTTTGTGGATTGTTATCTTTGGATTGTGGTCGAAGCGGTATATTCATATCTTATTTGAGAAGTAA
- a CDS encoding CDC27 family protein, producing MTSVRFEELEKRCARLKKIRILRIVFTIAFLFLGGFGGYYWIHHSKIVPVVVPVPPKEEPKAMIVIPSLSDRNESNTTLLETITPEVSLDETLFLAPHVYKEEVKLPVVETEEATRSLREEHQLLKAHNTVPTFDNAYALAHFYFERKAYAEVIMWAKEASKYNSSSEKPWILYAKAKFYLGDRAEAIRSLELFLSYINSKEAHELLNFYKGQE from the coding sequence ATGACTAGTGTACGTTTTGAAGAGCTTGAAAAACGGTGTGCGAGGCTTAAAAAGATACGGATTTTACGTATTGTTTTTACAATAGCGTTCCTTTTTTTAGGGGGATTTGGCGGATATTATTGGATACACCATAGCAAAATTGTGCCCGTTGTTGTGCCCGTGCCACCTAAGGAGGAGCCTAAGGCGATGATCGTTATTCCAAGCCTTAGTGATCGCAATGAGAGCAATACGACGCTTTTAGAAACAATAACACCTGAAGTGTCACTTGATGAAACACTCTTTTTAGCACCGCATGTTTACAAAGAAGAGGTAAAACTACCTGTTGTTGAGACCGAAGAAGCCACACGCTCTTTACGTGAAGAACACCAGTTGCTCAAAGCGCATAATACCGTTCCAACGTTTGACAACGCCTATGCACTGGCACATTTTTACTTTGAGCGCAAAGCGTATGCAGAAGTAATCATGTGGGCAAAAGAGGCAAGCAAATATAATTCAAGCTCTGAAAAACCGTGGATACTCTACGCCAAAGCAAAGTTTTACCTAGGAGATAGAGCAGAGGCTATAAGGTCTTTGGAACTTTTTTTAAGCTATATTAATTCTAAAGAAGCACACGAACTACTAAATTTTTATAAAGGACAAGAATGA
- a CDS encoding SH3 domain-containing protein, producing the protein MSIRNIFLFTGCLFILTGCAQKELTPQTAIAEKTASKEMLLYPQNVNFLAQNITPQSVAQDDFTYRYYSPWFRTHVSSKKDDALWANRSYGLKNRYYGENLQLIDGDEIDAIINATNIESYASINAHAIMIQNAQMRNLPTDKPFFKKTTLPGEGYPFDYLQTSRIHVAEPIIISHYSKDGAWAFIESSFASGWLPVESFVLVDAKARTEFLSTVKIAITKDNVPLYNGKQRFITYAKVGAILPISSEDDDFFYAYMYTRDAAFNAQKLELRIPKSFAQTVPLSFNKENLSQIGDALLGEKYGWGGFLANRDCSAMTRDFLSPFGIWIPRNSAAQKSFGEYVSLKDLTPKEKEAMILKNGIAFLSLIYLKGHIMLYAGEFEGKALVMQNIWGVRTMEDGKEGRNVIGKAIVSDLYVGANQENVPEKGLLINRVEGIMIKPANSKSNNLVSKYPSVKTIKDNTVFFMDGSSLPYDDKKVKTFDQKLENTDIEDMFTQKYPAFAPISDPTLNDDPGRFRNDAFLKKLYGSSKSEIEKNLTTVNWLPNHGGVKLKFNKNENASAQLQKVSDELDRLPEEYMKYLKKVDGTYYYRKIAKTERLSAHSYGIAIDLDTHYSRYWQWDKTHNFHNEFPKEIVDIFEKHGFIWGGRWYHYDTMHFEYRPELFESID; encoded by the coding sequence ATGTCAATACGAAATATTTTTCTTTTTACAGGGTGCCTTTTTATACTTACAGGTTGCGCCCAAAAAGAGCTGACACCCCAAACAGCCATTGCAGAGAAAACCGCTTCAAAAGAGATGCTGCTTTACCCTCAAAATGTGAACTTTTTAGCGCAAAACATTACGCCTCAGAGCGTTGCACAAGACGATTTTACCTACCGTTACTATTCACCATGGTTTCGAACCCATGTTAGCTCGAAAAAAGACGATGCGCTCTGGGCAAACAGGTCGTATGGACTGAAAAATCGTTATTACGGTGAAAACTTACAACTCATTGATGGTGATGAGATCGATGCCATCATCAACGCTACAAACATAGAATCTTATGCAAGCATCAATGCCCATGCAATTATGATTCAAAATGCGCAAATGCGCAACCTCCCCACCGACAAGCCTTTTTTCAAGAAAACAACCTTGCCAGGTGAAGGGTATCCATTTGATTACTTGCAAACATCGCGCATTCATGTGGCTGAGCCTATTATCATCTCGCATTACAGTAAAGATGGTGCTTGGGCGTTTATAGAAAGCTCTTTTGCCTCGGGATGGCTTCCTGTAGAGAGCTTTGTGCTTGTCGATGCCAAAGCGCGTACAGAGTTTCTGAGTACTGTAAAAATCGCCATCACGAAAGACAATGTGCCCCTTTACAATGGAAAACAACGCTTCATTACGTATGCCAAAGTGGGAGCCATCTTGCCTATCAGCAGTGAAGATGATGACTTTTTTTATGCTTACATGTACACACGAGACGCCGCATTTAACGCGCAAAAGCTAGAACTGCGCATCCCCAAAAGTTTTGCGCAAACCGTGCCTCTAAGCTTTAACAAAGAGAATCTCAGCCAAATCGGCGACGCGCTTTTAGGTGAAAAATACGGATGGGGCGGCTTTCTTGCCAATCGCGACTGTTCAGCCATGACGCGCGATTTTCTCTCGCCTTTTGGCATCTGGATTCCTAGAAATTCAGCCGCACAAAAGAGTTTTGGAGAGTATGTTTCACTGAAAGATTTAACACCCAAGGAGAAAGAAGCAATGATTCTCAAAAATGGCATAGCCTTTTTAAGCCTGATCTACCTCAAAGGTCACATTATGCTTTATGCAGGCGAATTTGAAGGTAAAGCCCTTGTAATGCAAAACATTTGGGGAGTAAGAACCATGGAAGATGGGAAAGAGGGGCGCAATGTCATCGGTAAAGCCATCGTTTCTGACCTTTATGTGGGTGCAAATCAAGAGAATGTACCTGAAAAAGGACTGCTGATTAACCGCGTTGAAGGCATCATGATCAAACCTGCCAATTCTAAAAGCAACAACCTAGTTTCCAAATACCCAAGTGTGAAAACCATCAAAGACAATACCGTCTTTTTTATGGATGGAAGCTCACTGCCTTATGATGATAAAAAAGTCAAAACGTTTGACCAGAAGCTTGAAAATACCGACATTGAAGATATGTTCACTCAAAAATACCCCGCCTTTGCACCGATTAGCGACCCCACTCTTAATGATGACCCCGGTCGTTTTCGCAATGATGCCTTTTTGAAAAAACTCTACGGCTCTAGTAAAAGCGAGATCGAAAAAAACCTCACGACGGTAAACTGGCTTCCTAACCACGGCGGAGTAAAACTGAAATTTAACAAAAATGAAAATGCAAGCGCACAACTGCAAAAAGTCTCTGATGAGCTTGATCGTTTGCCTGAAGAGTATATGAAGTACCTCAAAAAAGTCGATGGAACCTACTACTACCGCAAAATTGCCAAAACAGAACGTTTAAGTGCCCATAGCTACGGCATCGCCATCGACCTTGACACTCACTACTCACGCTACTGGCAGTGGGACAAAACGCACAATTTCCACAATGAATTTCCCAAAGAGATCGTCGATATTTTTGAAAAACACGGCTTCATTTGGGGAGGCAGATGGTACCACTACGACACGATGCACTTTGAGTATCGACCTGAGTTATTTGAGAGTATAGACTAA
- a CDS encoding heavy-metal-associated domain-containing protein yields the protein MATITLVVKGMSCGGCVKSVKGVLEGIKGVKSVNVDLASGQTVIEYDAPIDVSVFEKAIDEAGFEVIS from the coding sequence ATGGCAACAATCACATTGGTGGTTAAAGGGATGAGTTGTGGGGGATGCGTCAAAAGCGTCAAAGGCGTTTTAGAGGGAATCAAAGGTGTGAAGAGTGTCAATGTTGACCTTGCTAGTGGTCAAACAGTTATTGAATATGATGCTCCGATTGATGTAAGTGTGTTTGAAAAAGCAATTGATGAAGCAGGCTTTGAAGTAATATCTTAG
- the rhuM gene encoding virulence protein RhuM/Fic/DOC family protein codes for MQETQNVVLYTDDLGQVSLEVSLEHETVWLSQKQLCELFDRDKSVISRHIKNIYKENELEEISTVAKNATVQFEGLREVIREVEFYNLDMIISLGYRVNSKRATEFRKWATNVLKQYLIKGYALNQQRLSKQGLNELTATMELVRKSIETKELSSNEAKGLLDIINNYAKTWALLQGYDSDKLDALQGTCEERFVLNYDEAKHAISEIKKDLMSKGDATELFGNEKAGEFKGALLNIYQTFGGVDLLPSIEEKAANLLYYIIKDHAFSDGNKRIGSFLFILFLHKNGIAYKSNSEPKINDNALVSLALLVASSEPSQKELMVKLIVNILSETD; via the coding sequence ATGCAAGAGACGCAAAATGTTGTTTTATACACTGATGATTTGGGGCAAGTGAGTTTAGAAGTTAGCTTAGAGCATGAGACGGTTTGGCTGAGTCAAAAGCAACTATGTGAACTTTTTGACAGAGATAAATCGGTAATTTCTAGGCACATTAAGAACATCTACAAAGAAAATGAACTGGAAGAAATTTCAACTGTTGCAAAAAATGCAACAGTTCAATTTGAAGGCTTGAGAGAAGTTATAAGAGAGGTTGAATTTTATAATCTCGATATGATTATCTCTTTGGGCTATCGTGTCAACTCAAAACGAGCGACAGAGTTTAGAAAATGGGCGACAAATGTTTTAAAACAGTATCTTATCAAAGGCTACGCCCTCAACCAACAACGTCTTTCCAAGCAAGGGCTAAATGAACTTACTGCCACGATGGAGCTTGTACGAAAAAGCATCGAAACAAAAGAACTCAGCAGTAACGAAGCCAAAGGCTTGCTTGACATCATCAACAACTACGCTAAAACATGGGCGCTCCTTCAAGGCTACGACTCTGATAAGCTTGATGCTTTGCAGGGGACTTGTGAAGAACGGTTTGTTTTGAATTATGATGAGGCAAAACATGCTATTAGCGAGATTAAAAAAGATTTGATGTCAAAAGGCGATGCTACAGAGCTTTTCGGCAATGAAAAAGCAGGGGAATTTAAAGGAGCACTCCTGAATATCTATCAAACCTTTGGTGGGGTTGACTTGCTTCCAAGCATCGAAGAAAAAGCGGCAAATTTGCTCTATTATATTATCAAAGATCATGCCTTTAGCGATGGCAATAAACGTATTGGCTCATTTTTATTCATTCTCTTTTTACATAAAAATGGCATTGCTTATAAGTCAAATAGTGAGCCAAAAATCAACGATAACGCTTTGGTCTCTCTTGCCCTTTTAGTGGCGTCAAGTGAGCCAAGCCAAAAAGAGTTGATGGTCAAACTTATCGTCAATATTTTAAGCGAAACAGACTAA